TATTGCTATTGGTGTGTCGTAATCCGGGAACTCATAGGCTTTCATGAGGTTTATCCTTGTTAAAAACTCGTTGGCACTGTATATCCTATCAAGCAAAATACCCGGTATGTTGAGGAGCTTAGGTGTTCCAGCCCCCGTTCCAATGAAGACTGCATCGTATTCCTTGAGCAGTTCCTCAATAGTTACAGTCTTTCCAACAACGTGGTCGGTCAGAATTCTCACACTAAGGCGATTTAATTTGGCGAGTTCATGGTTCAAAATCTCCTTAGGAAGTCTGAACTCCGGTATTCCATATATCAGAACTCCACCCGGCTTATGAAGTGCTTCGTAGATTGTAACCGAGTATCCCATTTTTGCAAGTTCACCAGCACATGTTAAACCAGCTGGACCAGCTCCAACAACGGCCACATTTCCTAACGTGCCACTACATTTCTCCTCGAACTCACAAAGGAGTTCTTCCTCTATTCCGTGTTTTCTAGCATAGTCAGCAACAAATCTTTCAAGCTTTCCAATGTTTACTGCCTGTCCAACCTTCCCAACAACACACGCTCCCTCACACTGATCCTCCTGAGGACAAACCCTTCCAGTTATAGCGGGTAGGGTGTTGTCGTTCCATATTATCCTCAAAGCACCTTCAATGTCTCCCTCTTTTATCTTCGCAATAAATCCAGGAATATTTATATGAACGGGACAACCCTTTATACAAGGTGCGTAGTTTTCAGGGCACTGAAGACATCTTTCGGCCTCTTTAACGGCTAGCTCGAAGGTATAACCCAAATTAACCCCCCCAAAATCTTTGATTCTTTCCTCAACGGGCCTTTCAGGAGTAGGAACACGCTCTTTGATAAGTTTTGGCATTTAAATCACCCCCTTTCTGCGAAGATACTCCAGATAACGTTCTTTGGCCAGCCTTTCCTGTTCTTTAAAACGCTCCGAATTTCTGCGTATGGCATCAACCCAGTCTATTTTGTGTGCATCAAAAACGGGCCCATCTCTGCAGGCAAACTTTACTTTTCCATCATAGAGAACCCTACAGGAACCGCACATTCCAGTTCCATCTACCATTATTTGTCTGACCGTTGCATAGGTTGGGATCCCATAGGGTTTAGTCAGCTCTGCAAGTTTTGCGAGGGAACCCAGCTTTCCGCCAGCAAATATAACATCAACTTTGTCTTTTTCAATAAGCTCTTTTACAATGTCAAGATAATGGCCTCTAATCCCAACGGATCCATCGAGGGTCGTTAAATAGTACTCGTCAGCAACTTCCCTTGCAAGAAAGCGCATTGGATAAACCCTTTCCTTATCTTCAAAGGTTTGAACTGATATTGTATAGTTACCCTCCTCTCTCATTGCCTTTAGCGTTGCATAGTTTTCGGCCTGACCACAAACTGCATCAGAAACAAAAGCAACTCTTCCGTAGTGCTTTACCTTTATGGGTTTTCCCAAGGGACCCACAAAGCTCCATAACTCATCTCCTGGGTTGTACTCATAATACAACTGGAGGCTGGTCTTTCCGAGTTTTCTAATGAACATCCCAATTTTTCCATTTTCCGCTTTATAAACTGACATTGGAACTCTTTCTCCTTTTTCGTGAAGAATAAAAACAACAAACTGGCCAGGTTTCCAAGCACTTGCGACATGAGGTGCCTCAACTTCGACAAAATAGTCTATGGGACTCAAATCTTCCTTTGCTGTAATGAGATATCCCACTATGGACACCTCCATTTAAGTCCATATTTGGTCACCAAAAGTTTTGAACCGAAGGTTTATACGATTTTCTTGAACCAATGGTTTAGAACCCGTTTCATGGCAAAAAAAGAAATTTCTTGCCTTTTCGAGAGGGCAGATATTTATTAAGTTTTCATGCAAAGATAATCTAGGTGACTAATATGGTGAAAATCCCCAAGAGTCATCCCCGCTACTGGAGCCTCTACTACCGGGAGAAAATCATCGAGGGAATGGAAAAGGGAATGACGGCCAAAGCCGGACTTATAGCTCATGGACGCGGTGAAGCCTTTGACTATCTCATCGGGGAGAAAACCATAGAACCGGCAGAGAGGGCTATGAAAGCGGCTGTTTCGAGGTTTCTCCTAGCTAAACATCCCGTTATTTCGGTCAACGGAAACGTTGCGGCTCTCGTTCCAAAGGAGACTGTAGAGCTGGCCAAAGCGTTGAACGCGAAGCTCGAGATAAACCTCTTCTACCGTACCGAGGAGCGCGTGAAGGCCATAGAGCGGGAACTCAGGAAGTATGATTCAGAAATCGAGATACTTGGAATAAATCCGAGCAAAAGGATTCCCGGTTTAGAACATGAGCGTGGGAAGGTTGATGAAAACGGCATCTGGAAGGCAGATGTTGTTTTAGTCCCCCTGGAGGACGGTGACAGGACGGAGGCATTGATTAGAATGGGCAAGTTCGTTGTTACCATTGACCTGAACCCGCTCTCAAGGAGCGCCAGAATGGCGGACATAACGATAGTTGACAACATCGTTCGCGCTTATCCAATTATGATTGAACTCGCCAAAGAAATGAGAGACCTCCCCCGGGAAAAGCTCGAAGAAATCGTTGAGTCATATGACAACGCGAAAACTCTGAGTGACGTCTTGATTCACATAAGGGACAGACTAACAAAGCTCGCAGAGGAAGGCATATGGAGAAGGAAGGAGCTTTAAAATTCTTTTTCAGTCTTTTCCACTAGCTTCCTCAGGTTGTTTATAAGTTCGGTCTCACTTGAGGCCTTTGAAACAACCAAGGGAACCCTTTCGCGCTCCGCGAGCTTAACCGCAAGCTCATCGAGCCTTTTAACGCCGTGGAGAACTATTACAGCGGGTTTCAGCCCCTGAACGCGCACCGCTATCATAGGGCTTCTCCCCGTCGTCACCTTCGTGAATACCAGTGCCCTCTCCGTCGTCCAGCCGTAGAGCTTGAGGAACTCCTCACTGCTCATCTCAAGTATTGCCCTTATGCTGTCAACGACGGTGTAGCCGTATATCCTCCTGTCGAGAAGATGGGGGTTTGCGACAACTTCACCACGAACGGCTTCGACAACGTCAGAAATCCTAACCGGAACCGCGAACTCTCTTATATCGAGTATCGCACTCGTGGGGAGTTCGCCCTCGATTGTCTTGCTGAATGCCCTTATTACGTTACCACCGCGTCTTTCATCAATCTCAAGTAGGGCCTCCACAAATTTCCTGATTGTAGAAGCACCGGGACTCTTTCTTCTACCGCCCTCGTAGTCGCT
This portion of the Thermococcus sp. genome encodes:
- the gltA gene encoding NADPH-dependent glutamate synthase, with the protein product MPKLIKERVPTPERPVEERIKDFGGVNLGYTFELAVKEAERCLQCPENYAPCIKGCPVHINIPGFIAKIKEGDIEGALRIIWNDNTLPAITGRVCPQEDQCEGACVVGKVGQAVNIGKLERFVADYARKHGIEEELLCEFEEKCSGTLGNVAVVGAGPAGLTCAGELAKMGYSVTIYEALHKPGGVLIYGIPEFRLPKEILNHELAKLNRLSVRILTDHVVGKTVTIEELLKEYDAVFIGTGAGTPKLLNIPGILLDRIYSANEFLTRINLMKAYEFPDYDTPIAIGKRVVVIGAGNTAMDAARSALRLGAEVIIAYRRGEEDVSAREEEVAHAKEEGVKFMYFVQPVEFIGENGKVKAVKFEKMEPLEERDHRGKRKIRPTGEYVTVEADTVIIAIGLEPNKIISDETTLKTNPDGTLVVDENLMTSIPGVFAGGDAIRGEATVILAMGDGKRAAKAIDEYIRAKMSS
- a CDS encoding sulfide/dihydroorotate dehydrogenase-like FAD/NAD-binding protein yields the protein MGYLITAKEDLSPIDYFVEVEAPHVASAWKPGQFVVFILHEKGERVPMSVYKAENGKIGMFIRKLGKTSLQLYYEYNPGDELWSFVGPLGKPIKVKHYGRVAFVSDAVCGQAENYATLKAMREEGNYTISVQTFEDKERVYPMRFLAREVADEYYLTTLDGSVGIRGHYLDIVKELIEKDKVDVIFAGGKLGSLAKLAELTKPYGIPTYATVRQIMVDGTGMCGSCRVLYDGKVKFACRDGPVFDAHKIDWVDAIRRNSERFKEQERLAKERYLEYLRRKGVI
- a CDS encoding 4-phosphopantoate--beta-alanine ligase; its protein translation is MVKIPKSHPRYWSLYYREKIIEGMEKGMTAKAGLIAHGRGEAFDYLIGEKTIEPAERAMKAAVSRFLLAKHPVISVNGNVAALVPKETVELAKALNAKLEINLFYRTEERVKAIERELRKYDSEIEILGINPSKRIPGLEHERGKVDENGIWKADVVLVPLEDGDRTEALIRMGKFVVTIDLNPLSRSARMADITIVDNIVRAYPIMIELAKEMRDLPREKLEEIVESYDNAKTLSDVLIHIRDRLTKLAEEGIWRRKEL
- a CDS encoding helix-turn-helix domain-containing protein; amino-acid sequence: MLEKEKEALAKRIAGEITLSSDPGKTMRKWREIFGISQTELAEYLGVSSSVISDYEGGRRKSPGASTIRKFVEALLEIDERRGGNVIRAFSKTIEGELPTSAILDIREFAVPVRISDVVEAVRGEVVANPHLLDRRIYGYTVVDSIRAILEMSSEEFLKLYGWTTERALVFTKVTTGRSPMIAVRVQGLKPAVIVLHGVKRLDELAVKLAERERVPLVVSKASSETELINNLRKLVEKTEKEF